A genomic window from Streptomyces sp. MST-110588 includes:
- a CDS encoding 5-formyltetrahydrofolate cyclo-ligase gives MTDDHTGPAPHAGSADRPGGAARKGELRRELLAARAALAPADVTTAGPQLAGRALELTELTGARTVAAYVSVGREPSTRALLEELRTRGVRVLLPVLLPDNDLDWAAYEGPERLVRAGRGLLEPAGERLGTEAVTEAGAVLLPGLAVDRRGLRLGRGGGSYDRVLERLERAGVRPALVVLLYDAEVLEEVPAEAHDRRVRAAVTPTLVHRFPG, from the coding sequence ATGACGGATGACCACACCGGCCCCGCCCCTCACGCCGGCAGCGCCGACCGGCCCGGCGGCGCCGCGCGCAAGGGCGAGCTGCGGCGGGAGCTGCTGGCGGCCCGGGCAGCGCTGGCGCCGGCCGATGTGACCACGGCGGGCCCCCAGCTCGCCGGGCGGGCGCTGGAACTCACGGAGCTGACGGGTGCGCGTACGGTCGCGGCCTATGTGTCGGTGGGGCGCGAGCCGTCGACACGCGCGCTGCTGGAAGAGCTGCGCACGCGGGGCGTACGGGTGCTGCTCCCGGTCCTGCTCCCAGACAACGACCTGGACTGGGCCGCGTACGAGGGCCCCGAACGGCTCGTACGGGCCGGGCGCGGCCTGCTGGAGCCCGCCGGGGAACGGCTCGGCACGGAGGCGGTCACCGAGGCCGGTGCCGTACTGCTGCCGGGGCTGGCCGTGGACCGGCGGGGGCTGCGGCTGGGGCGTGGCGGGGGCTCCTACGACCGGGTGCTGGAGCGGCTGGAGCGGGCCGGTGTGCGTCCGGCGCTGGTGGTGCTGCTGTACGACGCGGAGGTGCTGGAGGAGGTGCCGGCCGAGGCGCACGACCGGCGGGTGCGGGCGGCGGTGACGCCGACGCTGGTCCACCGGTTCCCGGGGTGA
- the galU gene encoding UTP--glucose-1-phosphate uridylyltransferase GalU produces the protein MTQSRTRISKAVIPAAGLGTRFLPATKATPKEMLPVVDKPAIQYVVEEAADAGLSDVLMITGRNKRPLEDHFDRNYELEEALHRKGDESRLARVQESSDLATMHYVRQGDPKGLGHAVLCAAPHVGDQPFAVLLGDDLIDPRDPLLQRMIEVQEQHGGSVIALMEVDPKQIHLYGCAAAAPTGDEDVVRVSDLVEKPDPADAPSNLAIIGRYVLDPAVFEVLRKTEPGRGGEIQLTDALQTLAADPTVGGPVHGVVFKGRRYDTGDRGDYLRAIVRLACEREDLGPDFRTWLRSYVSEEM, from the coding sequence ATGACTCAATCGCGTACTCGGATCAGCAAGGCTGTCATCCCGGCCGCCGGCCTCGGCACCCGCTTTCTGCCCGCCACGAAAGCCACGCCCAAGGAGATGCTGCCGGTCGTCGACAAGCCCGCCATCCAGTACGTGGTGGAGGAGGCCGCCGACGCCGGGCTTTCCGACGTCCTGATGATCACCGGCCGCAACAAGCGCCCCCTTGAGGACCACTTCGACCGCAATTACGAGCTGGAGGAGGCCCTGCACCGCAAGGGTGACGAGTCCCGGCTCGCCCGCGTACAGGAATCCAGCGACCTGGCGACCATGCACTACGTGCGCCAGGGTGACCCCAAGGGCCTGGGCCACGCCGTCCTGTGCGCCGCCCCGCACGTCGGCGACCAGCCCTTCGCCGTCCTGCTCGGCGACGACCTGATCGACCCCCGCGACCCGCTGCTCCAGCGCATGATCGAGGTGCAGGAGCAGCACGGCGGCTCCGTCATCGCCCTCATGGAGGTCGACCCCAAGCAGATCCACCTCTACGGCTGCGCCGCCGCCGCGCCCACCGGCGACGAGGACGTGGTCCGGGTCTCCGACCTGGTGGAGAAGCCGGATCCGGCCGACGCCCCCAGCAATCTGGCCATCATCGGCCGGTACGTGCTCGACCCGGCCGTCTTCGAGGTGCTGCGCAAGACCGAGCCCGGCCGCGGCGGCGAGATCCAGCTCACCGACGCCCTGCAGACCCTGGCCGCCGACCCCACCGTGGGCGGCCCGGTGCACGGCGTGGTCTTCAAGGGCCGCCGCTATGACACCGGAGACCGTGGCGACTACCTCCGTGCCATTGTCAGACTGGCATGCGAACGTGAGGACCTGGGCCCGGACTTCCGGACCTGGCTGCGCAGTTACGTCAGCGAGGAGATGTAG
- the glp gene encoding gephyrin-like molybdotransferase Glp, with protein sequence MSGTTDQITHQDRIWSVAEHLEDVLSKVRPLEPIELRLLDAQGCVLVEDVTVPAALPPFDNSSMDGYAVRVCDVAGATEEYPAALTVVGDIAAGSGDLPAVGPGEAARIMTGAPLPPGAEAVVPVEWTDGGTGQGPAAGMRFHSADPGAAGGEVRVHRPVTERAHVRARGSDVAAGELALRAGTVLGPPQIGLLAAIGRGTVRVRPRPRVVVLSTGSELVQPGEPLDAGRIHDSNSFQLTAAARDAGALAYRAGTVADDAPTLRAALEDQLVRADLVVTSGGVSVGAYDVVKETLAGLSAEEGTVHFRKLAMQPGKPQGFGLIGPDRTPLLALPGNPVSSYVSFELFVRPVIRTLMGLPDVHRHTLRAVCAEAVTSSPKGRRQFLRGSYDPDSGRVTPVGGAGSHLIKALAHANALIVVPENDTRVEAGAEVDIVRLH encoded by the coding sequence GTGAGCGGCACCACCGACCAGATCACCCACCAGGACCGCATCTGGTCGGTGGCCGAGCACCTCGAAGACGTCCTCTCCAAGGTCCGCCCACTGGAGCCGATCGAGCTGCGGCTGCTCGACGCCCAGGGCTGCGTCCTGGTCGAGGACGTCACGGTCCCCGCCGCCCTGCCGCCCTTCGACAACAGCTCCATGGACGGCTACGCGGTCCGCGTCTGCGACGTGGCGGGCGCCACCGAGGAGTACCCCGCCGCGCTGACCGTCGTCGGTGACATCGCGGCCGGCAGCGGCGACCTCCCCGCCGTCGGGCCCGGCGAGGCCGCCCGCATCATGACCGGCGCCCCCCTGCCGCCCGGTGCCGAGGCCGTCGTACCGGTCGAGTGGACCGACGGCGGTACGGGACAGGGGCCGGCCGCCGGAATGCGCTTCCACAGCGCCGACCCCGGGGCCGCGGGCGGCGAGGTCCGCGTCCACCGCCCGGTGACCGAGCGGGCCCATGTGCGCGCCCGGGGCAGCGACGTGGCGGCCGGGGAACTGGCGCTGCGGGCGGGCACGGTCCTGGGGCCGCCGCAGATCGGCCTGCTCGCCGCGATCGGCCGCGGCACGGTCCGGGTCCGGCCGCGCCCCCGCGTCGTCGTCCTGTCCACCGGCAGCGAACTGGTCCAGCCCGGCGAGCCGTTGGACGCCGGACGGATCCACGACTCCAACAGCTTCCAGCTCACCGCCGCCGCCCGTGACGCCGGGGCCCTCGCCTACCGGGCGGGCACGGTGGCCGACGACGCCCCGACGCTGCGCGCGGCCCTGGAGGACCAGCTCGTACGTGCCGACCTCGTCGTCACCAGCGGCGGGGTCAGCGTCGGCGCGTACGACGTCGTCAAGGAAACCCTCGCCGGCCTTTCGGCGGAGGAGGGCACGGTGCACTTCCGCAAGCTGGCCATGCAGCCGGGCAAGCCGCAGGGCTTCGGTCTGATCGGCCCGGACCGTACGCCGCTGCTGGCGCTGCCCGGCAACCCCGTCAGCTCGTACGTCTCCTTCGAACTGTTCGTACGGCCCGTGATCCGCACCCTGATGGGTCTGCCCGACGTCCACCGGCACACCCTGCGCGCGGTGTGCGCCGAGGCCGTCACCTCCTCGCCCAAGGGCCGCCGGCAGTTCCTGCGCGGCTCCTACGACCCCGACAGCGGCCGGGTCACACCGGTGGGCGGCGCCGGCTCCCACCTGATCAAGGCCCTGGCGCACGCCAACGCCCTGATCGTGGTCCCCGAAAACGACACCCGGGTCGAGGCGGGCGCCGAGGTGGACATCGTCCGGCTCCACTGA